From one Musa acuminata AAA Group cultivar baxijiao chromosome BXJ2-6, Cavendish_Baxijiao_AAA, whole genome shotgun sequence genomic stretch:
- the LOC135613454 gene encoding uncharacterized protein LOC135613454, with product MKQRESRRRRRRSEKKRCNTLFGFIIVVIIIIITTIRRKRRRGIRRNATEDGMETLDEEVEEYSWRDVVLPALIPVVQEPVELERESRQRRRGRDILVAVDHGPNSQHALHWALAHLCRLADTLHFVHVVHSVQDEVLYEVSKQRMDELAVEALQIAMVRSQGRIVEGEAGKMICREAERLKPAALVMGTRGRGRIQSVLQGSVSEYCFRHCKAAPVIIVPGKEAGDRSVI from the exons ATGAAGCAGAGAGAaagcaggagaagaagaaggagaagcgagAAGAAGAGGTGCAATACTCTTTTTGGTTTCATCATCGTCGTCATAATTATCATTATCACCAccataagaaggaaaagaaggaGGGGAATAAGAAGGAACGCGACCGAGGACGGCATGGAGACGCTGGATGAGGAGGTGGAGGAGTACAGCTGGAGGGACGTGGTGCTGCCGGCGTTGATCCCGGTGGTGCAGGAGCCGGTGGAGCTGGAGCGAGAGAGCAGGCAGCGACGGCGCGGCCGGGACATCCTGGTGGCGGTGGACCACGGCCCCAACAGCCAGCACGCCCTCCACTGGGCCCTCGCCCACCTCTGCCGCCTCGCCGACACCCTCCACTTCGTCCACGTCGTCCACA GTGTTCAGGACGAGGTGCTGTACGAGGTCAGTAAGCAGCGAATGGACGAGCTGGCCGTCGAGGCCCTCCAGATTGCCATG GTGAGGTCGCAGGGTCGCATCGTGGAAGGGGAGGCCGGGAAGATGATATGTCGAGAGGCGGAGAGGTTAAAGCCGGCAGCCTTGGTGATGGGAACCCGCGGGCGAGGCCGCATTCAAAG TGTGTTGCAGGGCAGCGTCAGCGAGTACTGCTTCCGTCATTGTAAAGCAGCACCGGTCATCATCGTTCCGGGGAAAG AAGCCGGCGATCGGTCTGTCATCTGA